The following coding sequences are from one Musa acuminata AAA Group cultivar baxijiao chromosome BXJ1-6, Cavendish_Baxijiao_AAA, whole genome shotgun sequence window:
- the LOC135677507 gene encoding uncharacterized protein LOC135677507, producing MDSPFLFSEDPWITAGFRRDQPRHPGASTFSPGERDIDLDSPFFFSEDPWITAGRRRGQPRHPVASTFSPRERHIDMDSPFLFSEDPWITAGRRREQPRHPGASTFSPIEREIDMDKPFFFSEDPGNTAGHHREQPRRPAASPAVNDPVFSVPVCFGSDLAAAAKKPATALPSKATRSSAAVAIQRVLRGHLVRKNVRVVSRLAAELGEIEQMVRSGLERLLAEPKERLRVSEMLMALLFRLDSVRGVREYRKKVIRRVISLQEFLDSVFSQTQTLESPIPAETHGEIRDRDAILEEVGKMPQDDNAEEETASGSKDVSVQESDPDSNQDPILAVVKQVSDASDESFETLVLTDDLKKEEEKAVIEDFVVLSMEEPIDPSQMRFDSAANPEKAAVADLIEQENTEAAAGISTTIAEAETGAARPHMSETVDVLKKVMAETERLQGLVAALCEQNTQQCMLMTDVVERVEHLERAVKTMREKKKIGAAKC from the coding sequence ATGGACAGTCCCTTCTTATTCTCAGAAGACCCTTGGATCACCGCCGGTTTCCGCCGAGATCAACCCCGTCACCCCGGTGCTTCGACGTTTTCACCGGGAGAGAGAGATATAGACTTGGACAGTCCCTTCTTCTTCTCAGAAGACCCTTGGATCACCGCCGGCCGCCGCCGAGGGCAACCCCGTCACCCCGTTGCTTCGACGTTTTCACCGAGAGAGAGACATATAGACATGGACAGTCCCTTCTTATTCTCAGAAGACCCTTGGATCACCGCCGGCCGCCGCCGAGAGCAACCCCGTCACCCCGGTGCTTCGACGTTTTCACcgatagagagagagatagacATGGACAAGCCCTTCTTCTTCTCAGAAGACCCTGGGAACACCGCCGGCCACCACCGAGAGCAACCCCGTCGCCCCGCAGCTTCGCCGGCGGTGAACGACCCGGTCTTCTCTGTCCCCGTTTGCTTCGGATCCGACTTGGCGGCCGCTGCCAAGAAGCCAGCGACGGCGCTCCCCTCGAAGGCGACGAGGTCGTCCGCGGCCGTCGCTATCCAGAGGGTCCTCCGGGGCCACCTGGTGCGGAAGAACGTGAGGGTCGTCTCCAGGCTCGCGGCGGAGTTGGGCGAGATAGAGCAGATGGTGCGGTCCGGATTGGAGCGGCTGCTTGCGGAGCCGAAGGAGCGGCTGCGGGTGAGCGAGATGCTCATGGCGTTGCTCTTCCGTCTTGATTCCGTCCGCGGTGTCAGGGAGTACCGGAAGAAGGTGATCCGGAGAGTCATCTCGCTCCAGGAGTTCCTAGATTCCGTCTTCAGCCAAACACAAACCCTTGAATCACCAATTCCGGCAGAGACGCACGGAGAGATCCGTGATCGTGACGCCATTTTGGAAGAGGTTGGCAAGATGCCTCAGGATGACAACGCCGAGGAAGAGACGGCTTCTGGCTCCAAAGATGTCTCGGTTCAAGAAAGCGATCCGGACTCTAACCAAGACCCTATCTTGGCCGTCGTCAAACAGGTGTCTGATGCATCTGACGAGAGCTTCGAAACCCTAGTTTTGACCGACGAcctcaagaaagaagaagagaaggcagTGATTGAAGACTTTGTTGTACTATCCATGGAAGAACCCATCGATCCGTCTCAAATGCGATTCGATTCCGCGGCTAACCCGGAGAAAGCTGCCGTCGCTGATTTAATAGAACAAGAGAACACGGAGGCGGCTGCAGGGATCTCGACAACAATCGCTGAAGCCGAGACAGGGGCAGCGAGGCCGCACATGAGCGAGACGGTCGATGTGCTGAAGAAGGTGATGGCGGAGACGGAGAGGCTGCAGGGCCTGGTAGCGGCGTTGTGTGAGCAGAACACGCAGCAGTGCATGCTGATGACAGATGTGGTGGAGAGGGTCGAGCACTTGGAGCGGGCAGTAAAGACCATGCGTGAGAAGAAGAAGATTGGTGCTGCTAAGTGCTAA
- the LOC135677782 gene encoding uncharacterized protein LOC135677782 — protein MASVLKLLSTVLLLHSFVAVESQRCELSSIQVQQTNTGKKLGYDPVFEVEVKNLCRCTVRSVFLRSEGFASSMMVDPKLFRREGAGYLVNDGKGIPSSVSVKFCYAWDRAFTMSPASFQVGCW, from the exons ATGGCTTCTGTCCTCAAGCTCCTCTCTACTGTCCTCCTCCTCCATTCCTTTGTAGCAG TGGAGAGCCAGCGGTGTGAGCTTTCGAGCATTCAGGTGCAGCAAACCAACACGGGGAAGAAGTTGGGATACGACCCGGTGTTCGAGGTGGAGGTGAAGAACCTGTGCCGGTGCACCGTCAGGAGCGTGTTCCTGCGGTCGGAGGGCTTCGCCAGCTCCATGATGGTCGACCCCAAGCTGTTCCGCCGCGAGGGCGCCGGCTATCTCGTCAACGACGGGAAAGGCATCCCCAGCTCGGTTTCCGTCAAGTTCTGCTACGCGTGGGATCGGGCCTTCACGATGTCCCCCGCGAGCTTCCAGGTGGGTTGCTGGTGA